The DNA region TCACATATTCAAGTCAAAAAAAGGAAGGCTATGGCCTTCCCTTTTAATAGTCTAGACAATCAATGCTTTTCGGCAAGTTTTTTCCTGTTTTTCAGCACAATATAATCGGCCAATATATTCCCAGACTCTTGCAGTCTAAAATCATCTTCTTCAAAGATCTTCTCGTCGAAATCTTTCAATGATTCAACTGGCTTCAAGCCTTTGTCAACCAGTCGCTGGTTAATCCGTTTTAAGCGTTTCGCTTTTTGTTCATCAATTTCTTTGCGACGCTCAGTCAGACTCAAGGAAATATCTTTATCATCTTTACGAGCTAAATATTCCTCAATATCCTTTTGCAGATAAGAAAACTCTTTGCTTGTCGCGCGACGCTGCAAGTGGCGTTCGTTGAGAGCGCCAATCACACCTTCAAACCGATTCTCAGGCTTAAATTTGGCTTTCGAAATCGTGTCCCAAGCAAGGGCGTTCTCATAACTGCTTTCGCCAAATTCTTCTGGACTAAACGCACTTGGAAACTGAATATCTGGCACAACACCACGGTGTTGAGTCGTCTCTCCAGACACTCGATAAAATTTTGACGTAGTCAATTTTAAGTGACCCAGCTGAGAATCTCTGAGTGACCGATAATAATTTAAGTCGATCATGCTCTGCACAGTCCCTTTTCCAAAGGTTTGTTCACCAATAACGATTCCACGACCATAGTCTTGGATAGCTCCAGCAAAAATCTCTGATGCTGAAGCACTACCACCGTTAACCAATACAGCTAAGGGGCCGTTATAGACGATACCCGGTTGATTATCGTCGAAAGAAGTCACTTGATTGCGTGAGTCTCGCTGTTGCACCACAGGACCTTGGTCGATAAACAAGCCAGTCAACTCTACGGCTTCATCTAACGCTCCACCACCGTTATTACGTAAGTCAATGATAAGGCCATCGATATTCTCTTTCTCGAAAGCTTTCAGAAACTTTTCGACGTCACGGGTTGTGCTTTTGTAGTCATCTAATCGCAACCGGTTTTTTGCATCCCAATCAACATAAAACTTAGGAATCTCGATAACACCAAAGGTTAACTGTTGATTATTCATATCGACTTTAATGGTTTCAGACTTTGCCGATAGCTCTTCAAGTTTCACCTGCTCACGCGTTAGGGTAACAACTTTCGTCTCGCCACCCACTTCTCCCTTTGGAAGAATTTGCAATCGAACTTTAGAGCCCGCTTCCCCACGAATTAAATCGACAACATCATCCAAACGCCAGCCCACAACATCTTCAATCGGCTCTTTACCTTGGCCAACACCAACAATCCGATCGCCTTCTTGAATTTGCTTCGATTTCTCTGCTGGCGCTCCTGTTACAAGCTTATTCACTTTGGTATACACATCATCCATTTGTAAAATAGCGCCAATACCTTCTAGAGAAAGCTTCATTTCAATATCAAAATTCTCGGCTTCACGAGGTGAGAAATACGATGAATGCGGCTCAACCGTTAAAGCAAAGGCATTCATAAAATATTCAAACACATCTTCGCTTTTGTTTTGTTCAATTCTTCTTTGCGCCATTTTATAACGCTTAACCAAAATCTCTTTGGTTTCTTCCCAAGATTTATCGGCCAACATCAAGCTTAGGGCTTCCGCTTTGACTCGCTTTCGCCATAGTTCATTCAACTCTTGCAGTGATGTCGCCCAACCACGATCTTCTCGATCAAAGTGATAAGATTCTTGCTTTTGAAAGTCAAATGGCTTTTCTAACAACTCAATCGCATAGTTGTACCTTTCTAAAGTTCGAGTTTGAAACACTTGGTACATATCGAATGCAGGCTTCAGTTGACCGCTGATAATGCTGTCGTCGATCAACTTACGATATCGTTGGAAGGATTGTACGTCGTCGGCATAAAAATAACTTTTATTACCATCTAGAAGCTCGATGTACTTTCCTAAGATTTGCTCAGATAGAGCATCATTACTCTCTAGATTGGTTTTCAAATAATGTTCACGAGCAATTAGCAATGCAATCATACGACTGACACTGCTATGAGATGGCAAAGGCATCAAGCTTTCGACAGATGTTGGGGTATTG from Pleionea litopenaei includes:
- a CDS encoding carboxy terminal-processing peptidase, which encodes MMFQAKKSYSLMKSVIVGLGVAVPLALFGQGVLENKAATKDNRDKALLNTPTSVESLMPLPSHSSVSRMIALLIAREHYLKTNLESNDALSEQILGKYIELLDGNKSYFYADDVQSFQRYRKLIDDSIISGQLKPAFDMYQVFQTRTLERYNYAIELLEKPFDFQKQESYHFDREDRGWATSLQELNELWRKRVKAEALSLMLADKSWEETKEILVKRYKMAQRRIEQNKSEDVFEYFMNAFALTVEPHSSYFSPREAENFDIEMKLSLEGIGAILQMDDVYTKVNKLVTGAPAEKSKQIQEGDRIVGVGQGKEPIEDVVGWRLDDVVDLIRGEAGSKVRLQILPKGEVGGETKVVTLTREQVKLEELSAKSETIKVDMNNQQLTFGVIEIPKFYVDWDAKNRLRLDDYKSTTRDVEKFLKAFEKENIDGLIIDLRNNGGGALDEAVELTGLFIDQGPVVQQRDSRNQVTSFDDNQPGIVYNGPLAVLVNGGSASASEIFAGAIQDYGRGIVIGEQTFGKGTVQSMIDLNYYRSLRDSQLGHLKLTTSKFYRVSGETTQHRGVVPDIQFPSAFSPEEFGESSYENALAWDTISKAKFKPENRFEGVIGALNERHLQRRATSKEFSYLQKDIEEYLARKDDKDISLSLTERRKEIDEQKAKRLKRINQRLVDKGLKPVESLKDFDEKIFEEDDFRLQESGNILADYIVLKNRKKLAEKH